Below is a genomic region from Ferribacterium limneticum.
AATGACTGCACGGCCACCCTTGGTGCGCATACGGACCAGGAAGCCATGGGTGCGCTTGCGGCGCACGACCGACGGTTGATACGTGCGTTTCATGTTGTTATCCCTTGATGTGCGAAGAAAAACGCGTGATTACACCTTGTTTGAAGGTG
It encodes:
- the rpmH gene encoding 50S ribosomal protein L34, encoding MKRTYQPSVVRRKRTHGFLVRMRTKGGRAVIAARRAKGRTRLAV